A region of Vibrio tubiashii ATCC 19109 DNA encodes the following proteins:
- a CDS encoding MarR family winged helix-turn-helix transcriptional regulator has product MEKHEEVLISIRQIIRAIDLHSKKLSKESGLTGPQLILMRSIKELGEVTIRQLSDHTNMSQATATTILDRLERNGLVQRVRSVKDKRKVHAHLTEKGQALLLEAPTPLQQSFITKFQRLEEWEQSLMLSSVQRISSMMNAEDIDVAPVLELGSITKPE; this is encoded by the coding sequence TTGGAAAAGCACGAAGAAGTTCTGATCTCGATTCGCCAAATCATTCGAGCGATCGATTTACACTCAAAAAAACTCAGCAAAGAGTCTGGCCTTACTGGCCCACAACTTATCCTGATGCGTTCGATTAAAGAGCTAGGTGAAGTGACGATTCGCCAACTTTCGGACCATACCAATATGAGCCAAGCGACGGCGACCACCATACTCGATCGTTTAGAGCGCAATGGTCTTGTACAGCGCGTGCGTAGTGTGAAAGACAAACGTAAAGTGCACGCTCATCTGACTGAGAAAGGTCAAGCGCTGTTACTCGAAGCACCAACCCCACTGCAGCAAAGCTTTATTACCAAGTTCCAGCGTTTAGAAGAGTGGGAACAGTCGCTTATGCTCTCTTCGGTTCAACGTATTTCTTCAATGATGAATGCGGAAGATATTGATGTCGCACCAGTCCTTGAGTTAGGTAGTATTACTAAGCCTGAATAA
- a CDS encoding GGDEF domain-containing protein, translating to MGKSDTLHKQHDEAILDLTQQKQLLKVIATITLLVFVPLGIKNIIIGELMLGIVLLAFEISLLLEVTAIVYNKQTFFSYYLPLSLLIISAILTVAIFGTLGTYWLYPVVIGIIFLLPKREAIISNAIIIIASGYAATLHVDFGITARYVISLIVTAILVHVVVGAVRKLQADMHNLLVRDPMTGAFNRHELSSSLEDAIEHYSTSTIAIVDVDRFKYINDRYGHDVGDRVLMLIVKTFNRYMGPSDKLFRLGGDEFLLIFHGKDRLLTEEIMNYIAKEIRHTVHANSTGITISVGVAESEPFTETREWMKRADLALYEAKRLGRDKVSYYTPSMSAQFEQREIEISGRANLR from the coding sequence ATGGGTAAGAGTGATACATTACATAAGCAACATGACGAGGCGATACTTGACTTAACGCAGCAAAAACAGTTGCTAAAGGTTATCGCCACTATAACGCTACTCGTGTTCGTACCACTCGGCATTAAGAACATTATTATTGGCGAGTTGATGCTAGGTATTGTACTGCTCGCCTTTGAAATTTCTCTGTTACTCGAAGTCACTGCCATTGTTTACAATAAGCAGACGTTTTTTAGTTATTACCTACCGCTTTCTCTACTCATCATATCCGCGATCTTAACCGTTGCTATTTTCGGTACACTGGGGACGTATTGGCTTTACCCAGTCGTTATCGGTATCATTTTTCTTCTGCCGAAGCGCGAAGCCATCATTTCCAACGCAATTATCATTATTGCTTCAGGCTACGCGGCAACACTCCATGTTGACTTTGGGATTACCGCTCGGTACGTCATTTCTTTGATCGTAACTGCCATCTTGGTTCATGTAGTCGTTGGAGCAGTACGCAAACTGCAAGCTGACATGCACAACTTGCTCGTCCGTGACCCTATGACTGGCGCATTTAACCGACACGAACTCAGCAGTTCCCTTGAAGACGCGATTGAACACTACTCCACCTCCACCATAGCCATCGTGGATGTTGATCGATTCAAGTATATCAATGACCGCTATGGTCATGATGTGGGAGACAGGGTGCTAATGCTGATTGTCAAAACCTTCAATCGCTATATGGGGCCGTCTGATAAGCTTTTCCGCTTAGGTGGAGACGAGTTTCTTCTTATCTTTCATGGTAAGGATCGGCTGCTTACTGAAGAGATCATGAACTATATCGCCAAAGAAATCAGGCATACTGTCCATGCTAACTCTACGGGGATAACCATCAGCGTTGGCGTCGCTGAATCCGAACCTTTTACTGAAACACGCGAATGGATGAAGCGCGCTGACCTAGCTTTATACGAAGCTAAGCGTTTAGGGCGTGACAAGGTCTCATACTATACGCCCTCCATGTCGGCGCAATTTGAACAACGGGAAATTGAAATATCTGGGCGTGCTAACCTCCGCTAA
- a CDS encoding Lrp/AsnC family transcriptional regulator, which produces MDRIDKHILRLLQQDARQSTADIADKVGLSASPCARRIKRLEESGIIANYRASLNKDLIGVGMTVFVEVSLNNHQASSIDDFEQAVQEMDEVISCHVVSGAYDYLLEVVSHALAGYESFTRKLQRLENVKDIHTHLAIRQVKGGSELPIFSGG; this is translated from the coding sequence ATGGATCGAATTGATAAGCACATTTTACGTTTGCTTCAACAAGATGCTCGTCAGTCTACGGCGGATATCGCAGATAAGGTCGGTTTGTCCGCTTCACCTTGCGCGCGAAGAATTAAGCGTCTTGAAGAGTCTGGAATCATCGCTAATTATCGTGCAAGCCTGAATAAAGACCTTATTGGTGTGGGCATGACAGTGTTTGTAGAGGTCAGCTTAAACAATCACCAAGCGTCGAGTATTGATGACTTTGAGCAAGCGGTTCAAGAAATGGACGAGGTGATTAGCTGCCATGTCGTTTCTGGAGCTTATGACTACCTTTTAGAAGTGGTAAGTCATGCCTTAGCAGGGTATGAGTCTTTCACTCGTAAGTTGCAGCGTTTAGAAAACGTCAAAGACATACACACCCATTTGGCCATTCGCCAAGTCAAAGGGGGGAGTGAGCTGCCAATCTTTAGCGGAGGTTAG
- a CDS encoding DMT family transporter codes for MLSGYLAMIATLLLWSGFFLSLRSGAHSELLTADIALTRFIIPCVVLIPLVYKAREAILAVPKRYLLGMFIGSGLPYLLIAGTGMKFAPVSDGSALIPGTLPLFVSGIAVLLFKQPLSTHRLFGLALVIGGIVTFLMQSVGNAHSDLLQGQMLFLIGSAMWATFTICARVSNLNPLAASGLISLMSMLALCGLVFAGVLDSYLYLHSPMEWPWRELGGHIMLQGVGAGLIAAFTYLHAISVLGAERTAAFGAATPAVATLLAIPVFNEHPSPLSWLALSLICVGSLIASNILMKKDTSLQYQPPSFKSGAK; via the coding sequence ATGCTTTCTGGATATTTGGCAATGATTGCCACGCTATTACTTTGGTCTGGTTTCTTCCTTTCACTGAGAAGTGGAGCGCACTCAGAACTGCTCACAGCAGATATCGCGCTCACGCGCTTTATCATTCCCTGTGTCGTGTTGATCCCCCTCGTTTACAAAGCCAGAGAGGCGATCCTTGCGGTACCTAAACGCTATCTTCTCGGTATGTTTATAGGTAGCGGCTTACCTTACCTCCTGATCGCTGGTACGGGAATGAAATTCGCTCCAGTCTCTGATGGCAGTGCTCTGATCCCCGGTACACTTCCGCTTTTTGTGTCTGGAATAGCAGTATTGCTTTTTAAGCAGCCACTCAGTACTCACCGACTTTTTGGATTAGCCCTTGTGATTGGCGGCATCGTCACCTTTCTGATGCAAAGTGTTGGTAACGCTCACTCGGATTTACTGCAAGGTCAGATGCTGTTTCTTATCGGCAGTGCAATGTGGGCAACCTTTACTATTTGTGCCCGTGTCTCGAACCTAAATCCGTTAGCGGCCTCTGGACTAATCTCTCTTATGTCCATGTTAGCCCTCTGCGGTCTTGTTTTTGCGGGTGTACTCGACAGCTATCTATATCTGCACAGTCCTATGGAGTGGCCATGGAGAGAGCTAGGTGGGCACATCATGCTGCAAGGCGTTGGGGCAGGTTTAATCGCTGCTTTTACTTACCTTCATGCTATATCAGTCTTAGGGGCTGAGCGCACCGCCGCATTTGGCGCAGCAACCCCAGCGGTTGCAACTCTGCTTGCGATTCCTGTTTTCAATGAGCACCCTTCGCCATTAAGCTGGCTAGCGCTGAGTCTTATTTGTGTAGGGAGTTTAATTGCGAGCAACATACTGATGAAAAAAGACACCTCGCTTCAGTATCAGCCTCCATCATTTAAATCCGGGGCTAAGTGA
- a CDS encoding cysteine-rich CWC family protein: MKTPCIAACKNNDGICSGCHRTMDEIVNWRHLSDQERDQVMANLSGKTSTHNCPSCHQPAQCDISQGKSTCWCFEIEKRDTSDLPKTDTCLCRKCLAKLPTA, from the coding sequence TTGAAAACACCTTGTATCGCTGCCTGTAAAAATAACGATGGGATCTGTAGTGGATGCCATCGCACCATGGATGAAATTGTTAACTGGCGTCATCTTTCTGATCAAGAGCGCGATCAAGTAATGGCAAATCTTAGCGGTAAAACCTCCACGCATAACTGCCCTTCATGCCATCAGCCTGCTCAATGTGACATCAGCCAAGGTAAGTCGACTTGCTGGTGTTTTGAGATTGAAAAACGCGATACGTCAGATCTGCCCAAAACCGATACTTGCTTATGCCGCAAATGTTTAGCTAAGCTGCCGACTGCATAA
- the emrD gene encoding multidrug efflux MFS transporter EmrD produces MSASSQVIKLTFLIAILTAVGQMTQTMYVPSIGHMASEFLVTPAALQAVMACYLIPYGFSQFIYGPLSDRLGRKPIIVVGLLIYIVGTIVALFAHSYDWFLAGSFIQGLGIGCGGAMSRTLTRDLFEGAELHKINSLISMCVIFSPLIAPVLGGYLTEAFGWRSSYLFLALFGIAVVITMMTSFMETLPREKRRYEKVTSSYRYVLSDRRFQGYLICLVATFSGIAIFEAAAGVLLGGVLQLPATTVSLLFVLPIPGYLVGAALSSYIASKRNEKSALTVGLVAIMLGSLVILLPGLLGHTNALSLIGGATVYFLGAGILFPAATTGALSPLPYHAGTGGAVLGGMQNLGAGIATLGASLIPAPDQMPLGVLMLVMSVLALIGLIRVYRKKDPSNEMPLAI; encoded by the coding sequence ATGTCTGCGTCTTCTCAAGTGATTAAGTTAACCTTCCTGATCGCAATTTTGACTGCTGTTGGTCAAATGACTCAAACCATGTATGTGCCTTCTATTGGCCATATGGCGAGTGAGTTTTTGGTGACGCCTGCCGCGCTGCAAGCAGTGATGGCGTGCTACTTGATCCCTTACGGATTCTCGCAGTTTATCTATGGGCCTCTCTCAGACAGACTTGGACGTAAGCCGATCATTGTTGTTGGCCTGCTGATTTATATTGTCGGCACCATCGTTGCTTTGTTCGCTCATAGCTATGACTGGTTTCTAGCCGGTAGCTTTATCCAAGGTCTTGGCATTGGTTGCGGAGGCGCAATGTCACGTACATTGACTCGCGATCTATTTGAAGGCGCAGAGCTGCATAAAATAAACAGCCTAATCAGCATGTGTGTGATTTTCTCACCATTGATTGCACCAGTACTTGGCGGCTACCTGACCGAAGCATTTGGCTGGCGCTCTAGCTACTTGTTCTTGGCTCTGTTTGGTATTGCCGTTGTCATTACTATGATGACCAGCTTTATGGAAACATTGCCGCGTGAAAAACGTCGCTATGAAAAAGTCACTAGCAGTTATCGTTATGTTTTGTCAGATCGTCGCTTCCAAGGCTACTTGATCTGCCTGGTGGCAACCTTCTCAGGTATTGCGATTTTTGAAGCAGCCGCGGGTGTCCTACTCGGCGGGGTTTTACAACTTCCGGCAACAACAGTGAGCCTACTATTTGTACTGCCAATCCCAGGGTATTTGGTAGGTGCCGCCCTATCTAGCTATATTGCCAGCAAACGTAACGAGAAAAGCGCTCTTACGGTAGGACTAGTGGCGATCATGTTAGGGTCATTGGTCATCTTACTGCCTGGTCTGCTTGGACATACTAATGCGCTAAGCTTAATTGGCGGTGCGACCGTTTACTTCTTAGGTGCTGGTATTTTGTTTCCTGCGGCAACCACAGGTGCACTGTCTCCACTGCCTTACCACGCTGGCACAGGTGGCGCGGTACTAGGAGGAATGCAAAACCTAGGCGCAGGTATAGCGACGCTAGGTGCGTCATTAATCCCAGCGCCTGATCAAATGCCACTTGGGGTACTGATGTTAGTGATGTCGGTATTAGCATTAATTGGCTTAATTCGCGTTTACCGAAAAAAAGATCCATCCAACGAGATGCCATTGGCAATTTAA
- the viaA gene encoding ATPase RavA stimulator ViaA, whose amino-acid sequence MLGADGLNLALAIAESGIIDTAVNDLMARSQVMAMAENRGVKTSVKNHLLKWRGSVKKRITKVCETERFQQELALYQEVIHWDEARFFEEIPEVLRKLEWHSAFYLQARRLLEKNKGLSNPMFPHYFCDQWYQSLSDAIRQAQVSELEANKEKLLKDLYQRMETMKSMDRVTEEGDEGSVGRLWDMASAKLSQSDLTVMKRHAEFLKKNKGLQEISEKLGRMASQVNDPDLNCAPVEEPQMVEEKADEATDDIVGIHESDDLNKLLPNETMFLAYPELEVVFYKHLVDKRLMNYRMQGKSRTLRKVRAQQPDNKDAEVEKGPFIICVDASGSMTGFPEQCAKAMAYALMQIALAEDRDCYVMLFSTEQITYELTKQDGLREASDFLSYNFHGGTDIGPVIMKSIDLMCGDKYKNADLVVISDFIAPKQSDEMIAKVDELKARKNRFHAISLSKYGNPELMAMFDYSWAYHPNLVGRLMKKW is encoded by the coding sequence ATGTTAGGAGCAGACGGTTTAAACTTAGCGCTAGCCATTGCTGAATCAGGAATCATTGATACAGCAGTGAATGACCTAATGGCTCGCTCGCAAGTGATGGCGATGGCAGAAAACCGAGGAGTAAAAACCTCGGTGAAAAACCATCTGCTTAAATGGCGCGGCAGCGTGAAAAAGCGTATCACCAAGGTGTGTGAAACAGAGCGTTTTCAGCAGGAGCTCGCTTTGTATCAAGAGGTGATCCACTGGGATGAAGCGCGATTTTTCGAAGAAATTCCTGAAGTTCTGAGAAAACTAGAATGGCACTCTGCTTTTTACCTACAAGCACGTCGACTGCTAGAAAAGAACAAAGGGTTGAGCAACCCAATGTTCCCGCATTACTTCTGTGACCAATGGTATCAAAGCCTCTCTGACGCGATTCGACAAGCTCAGGTTTCTGAGCTTGAAGCGAACAAAGAAAAGCTTCTTAAAGATCTCTATCAGCGTATGGAAACCATGAAGAGCATGGATAGAGTGACAGAAGAAGGTGACGAAGGCAGTGTTGGCCGCCTTTGGGACATGGCTTCAGCGAAATTGAGTCAATCTGATCTTACTGTTATGAAGCGCCATGCAGAGTTCTTAAAGAAAAACAAAGGGCTGCAAGAGATCAGTGAAAAGCTAGGTCGAATGGCGAGCCAAGTAAACGATCCTGATCTTAATTGCGCTCCTGTTGAAGAGCCGCAAATGGTGGAAGAGAAGGCCGATGAAGCGACCGATGATATTGTCGGCATTCATGAAAGCGACGACCTAAACAAGCTACTACCGAACGAAACCATGTTTTTGGCATACCCTGAACTGGAGGTAGTGTTCTATAAACACCTCGTCGATAAGCGCTTGATGAACTATCGCATGCAGGGCAAATCAAGAACGTTACGTAAGGTTCGTGCGCAGCAGCCTGATAACAAAGACGCAGAGGTTGAAAAGGGACCTTTCATTATCTGTGTCGACGCATCTGGTTCTATGACAGGCTTTCCTGAGCAGTGTGCTAAGGCGATGGCTTACGCGCTAATGCAGATTGCTTTAGCCGAAGACCGTGACTGTTACGTTATGCTGTTCTCAACGGAACAGATTACTTATGAACTGACTAAGCAAGACGGATTGCGCGAAGCGAGTGACTTCTTAAGCTACAACTTCCACGGTGGTACAGACATTGGACCCGTGATCATGAAGTCGATCGACTTAATGTGTGGTGATAAATACAAGAATGCGGATCTAGTGGTGATTTCTGACTTTATTGCACCTAAGCAGTCAGATGAAATGATCGCGAAAGTGGACGAATTAAAAGCGCGTAAAAACCGTTTTCATGCTATTAGCTTGTCTAAGTATGGTAACCCAGAGTTGATGGCCATGTTCGACTATAGCTGGGCGTATCATCCCAACTTAGTTGGGCGACTAATGAAGAAATGGTAA
- a CDS encoding ATPase RavA domain-containing protein → MISPNRVSHSQKALLSERINKLAQALSDGVYEREETIKLCLLAALAGESVFLLGPPGIAKSLIAKRLIQAFDNSSYFEYLMTRFSTPEEVFGPLSIQELKDNGRYVRLTEGYLPTAQVVFLDEIWKAGPAILNTLLTVVNEKTFKNGSDIERVPMRLLVSASNELPDEDSGLEALYDRMLVRVFVNRIQNKQNFKSMLTVGTAQEAKIPEGLAITDEEYHQWQSEIEQLELSDAVFEKLYELKSLLESAATAASGVEAEDSDMYVSDRRWKKAVKLLKASAYFNGRDSINPLDLLLLQDCLWNSPESRDVVRSVIKQFALNHAFDQQDVEQQITLCREELSDIQDELESELSVMLSMESTTGLLKKQQINSYDISDAKSYKVGSTFDLVKLVLLQSNMSVTESEKGDSRWVYVPKNELERVIKEGHGDVYGYVNQNTNMCRFRFDVDAANNLVIKDIANRGVLVSIVTDKGLDASLFQEWFTKSEQAMAQLELAEHHLRKVRSDFHGALPHGFIEQELPRAMEASLQNLQHVLESTKTECERTVFRFKHLDEFFS, encoded by the coding sequence ATGATTAGCCCAAATCGAGTGTCTCACTCACAAAAAGCGTTGCTCTCAGAACGAATCAATAAATTGGCGCAAGCCTTATCTGACGGTGTCTATGAGCGCGAAGAAACCATCAAACTTTGTTTACTCGCTGCTTTGGCGGGTGAAAGTGTTTTCTTATTAGGTCCTCCGGGGATCGCAAAAAGTCTTATTGCAAAGCGTCTTATCCAAGCTTTTGATAACTCCTCTTACTTTGAATACTTAATGACCCGCTTCTCTACACCAGAAGAAGTGTTTGGTCCGCTTAGTATTCAAGAACTCAAAGATAATGGTCGCTATGTACGTTTAACAGAGGGCTACTTGCCAACGGCGCAAGTGGTTTTTCTTGACGAGATCTGGAAAGCAGGTCCGGCAATTCTTAATACGCTGTTAACGGTTGTTAACGAAAAGACGTTTAAAAACGGTAGCGATATTGAACGTGTACCAATGAGGCTGTTGGTCTCTGCATCTAACGAGTTGCCAGATGAAGATAGTGGTCTAGAAGCCTTATATGACCGCATGTTGGTGCGTGTGTTCGTCAACCGAATTCAAAATAAGCAGAACTTCAAATCTATGCTGACGGTGGGTACTGCGCAAGAAGCCAAGATACCAGAAGGCTTGGCGATTACAGATGAAGAGTACCATCAGTGGCAATCTGAAATCGAACAGCTTGAACTGTCTGATGCAGTCTTTGAAAAGTTGTACGAGCTGAAGAGTCTGCTAGAGAGCGCCGCTACGGCAGCCAGCGGTGTCGAAGCTGAAGACAGCGATATGTATGTCTCTGACCGCCGTTGGAAGAAAGCGGTGAAACTGCTTAAAGCGAGCGCCTATTTTAATGGTCGTGATTCCATCAACCCGCTTGATCTTTTGTTACTGCAAGACTGCTTGTGGAACAGTCCAGAGTCACGCGACGTAGTTCGTAGTGTAATTAAGCAGTTTGCTCTCAATCATGCGTTTGATCAGCAAGATGTAGAACAGCAAATCACTCTCTGCCGTGAAGAGTTAAGCGACATTCAGGATGAACTCGAATCTGAACTGAGTGTGATGTTGTCGATGGAGTCCACGACGGGGCTTTTGAAAAAGCAGCAAATCAATAGTTACGACATCTCTGATGCGAAAAGCTACAAGGTCGGCAGTACCTTTGATCTTGTGAAACTTGTCCTGCTGCAAAGCAATATGTCTGTCACTGAATCAGAGAAGGGCGATAGTCGCTGGGTTTACGTTCCTAAGAATGAGTTAGAGCGTGTCATCAAAGAGGGGCATGGTGATGTCTATGGTTACGTTAACCAAAACACCAACATGTGCCGCTTTAGATTCGATGTCGATGCTGCCAACAATCTCGTGATCAAAGATATTGCTAATCGTGGTGTGTTGGTGTCTATCGTGACTGACAAAGGTTTAGACGCGTCACTATTCCAAGAGTGGTTTACCAAATCAGAGCAAGCAATGGCGCAGCTAGAACTTGCTGAGCATCACTTGCGTAAAGTTCGCTCTGATTTCCACGGCGCCTTACCGCACGGCTTCATTGAGCAAGAACTGCCGAGAGCGATGGAAGCGAGCTTGCAGAATCTTCAGCATGTGTTGGAATCGACGAAAACTGAATGTGAACGTACGGTTTTCCGCTTTAAGCACTTAGACGAGTTCTTCTCTTAA
- a CDS encoding NUDIX hydrolase — MENTTKTIHSWKRISLIEESILLPNGKKIAHTTISHPGAAVILPIDENGHIIVINQYRPSLKKWLLELPAGTLESDEPIESCAHRELEEETGYSAKSMVSLGQVTPLAGFCDEIQYLFVAKQLTQTKRYQCDEDEVIDVLSLSVEQLEQKIIDGEITDAKTIACLSKAKLCGYI, encoded by the coding sequence ATGGAAAACACAACTAAGACGATCCATTCATGGAAACGCATCTCTCTCATCGAAGAATCAATCCTCCTACCTAACGGTAAAAAAATCGCGCATACGACGATATCTCACCCTGGTGCAGCGGTGATTTTACCTATTGATGAAAATGGTCACATCATTGTTATCAATCAATACCGCCCTTCTCTTAAGAAGTGGTTATTGGAATTACCTGCGGGAACGTTGGAATCAGACGAGCCGATTGAGTCCTGCGCGCACCGAGAGCTTGAAGAAGAGACTGGTTACAGTGCTAAAAGCATGGTATCTCTAGGACAAGTAACGCCTCTTGCGGGTTTTTGTGACGAAATCCAATATCTGTTCGTTGCAAAACAGTTAACCCAAACCAAACGTTACCAATGCGATGAAGATGAAGTCATCGACGTACTCTCATTATCAGTAGAACAACTCGAACAAAAAATCATTGATGGTGAGATCACCGATGCGAAAACTATCGCGTGTTTAAGCAAAGCAAAGCTGTGTGGATATATATAG
- the ltaE gene encoding low-specificity L-threonine aldolase, whose translation MDFRSDTVTKPTEAMRKAMAEALVGDDVYGDDPTVNELEQWAAERHGFEAALFTTSGTQANLLGLMAHCERGDEYLCGQQAHNYKYEAGGAAVLGSIQPQPIENNPDGTLDFTKLKAAIKPDDSHFARTKLLSLENTINGKVLPLSYLAEAREFVNQHNLSLHLDGARVYNAAVALDVDVKEIAQHFDSMTICLSKGLCAPIGSLLLGSKTFIAKARRLRKMVGGGMRQAGILASAGKLALTEQVTQLNVDHQNAKKLALGLSELDGFHVNPDFVQTNIVFAKLDDSIQINKIAEQLAEDGITVSPGNPIRFVTHKDVSSADIDLLLSKLAQYIK comes from the coding sequence ATGGATTTTCGTTCAGATACGGTAACTAAGCCTACCGAGGCAATGCGCAAAGCAATGGCCGAAGCACTTGTAGGCGATGATGTGTATGGTGACGACCCAACCGTAAACGAACTAGAGCAATGGGCAGCTGAGCGACACGGGTTTGAAGCGGCGCTCTTTACGACTTCTGGCACTCAAGCCAACTTACTCGGTCTTATGGCTCACTGTGAACGCGGCGATGAATATCTATGTGGTCAACAAGCCCACAACTATAAGTACGAAGCTGGAGGCGCTGCGGTGTTAGGTTCTATCCAGCCTCAACCGATCGAAAACAACCCAGATGGCACGTTAGATTTTACGAAACTCAAAGCCGCTATTAAGCCTGACGATTCACACTTTGCCCGCACTAAGTTATTAAGCTTAGAAAACACCATTAACGGCAAGGTGCTACCACTCTCCTACTTGGCAGAAGCAAGAGAATTCGTCAATCAACATAACTTGTCACTTCACCTAGATGGCGCTCGCGTTTACAACGCCGCCGTCGCGCTTGATGTGGACGTCAAAGAGATTGCTCAGCACTTCGATTCGATGACGATTTGTTTATCAAAAGGCTTGTGTGCGCCTATCGGCTCTCTCCTTCTTGGTAGCAAAACCTTTATCGCCAAAGCTCGCAGGCTACGTAAAATGGTAGGTGGCGGTATGCGCCAAGCTGGCATTTTGGCATCAGCAGGTAAACTGGCATTGACTGAACAAGTCACGCAACTGAATGTTGACCATCAAAATGCGAAGAAGTTAGCACTAGGACTAAGCGAATTAGACGGATTCCATGTGAACCCTGATTTCGTTCAAACTAATATCGTCTTTGCTAAATTGGATGACAGTATCCAAATCAACAAGATTGCGGAACAGTTAGCTGAGGATGGAATCACTGTGTCACCGGGTAACCCGATTCGTTTCGTGACTCACAAAGACGTTTCAAGCGCTGATATCGACCTATTACTGAGTAAACTTGCGCAATACATCAAATAA
- a CDS encoding c-type cytochrome, whose product MKRTLLLLLALPSVALANNDFGNPELGKVKAPSCVFCHGSDGIAPNPAYPHLKGQNAQYLYQSMKDYQDGHRSGALADMMKAQLSRLNDQDLKDIAAYFASQ is encoded by the coding sequence ATGAAACGCACCCTTCTGCTGCTATTAGCTCTCCCTTCTGTCGCATTAGCAAACAACGATTTCGGCAATCCTGAACTTGGAAAAGTCAAAGCACCAAGTTGCGTGTTTTGCCATGGTTCTGATGGCATTGCACCCAACCCTGCTTATCCGCATCTAAAAGGCCAAAATGCCCAATATCTGTATCAATCCATGAAAGATTATCAAGATGGACATCGCTCAGGCGCGTTAGCAGATATGATGAAAGCGCAACTTTCTCGCCTCAATGACCAAGATCTTAAAGATATTGCCGCCTATTTTGCTAGTCAGTAG